A window from Corynebacterium urogenitale encodes these proteins:
- a CDS encoding metal-sensitive transcriptional regulator yields the protein MTDDNCIAHHGYLQDKKRYLARLKRIEGQVRGLQRMVEEEQYCIDILTQVSALQSALKGVSLALLDDHLQHCVLDAAKKGGSDAEAKLAEVSAAIARLAK from the coding sequence ATGACTGACGATAACTGCATCGCCCATCACGGCTACCTGCAGGACAAGAAGCGCTACCTCGCGCGTCTCAAGCGTATCGAGGGGCAGGTCCGAGGTCTGCAGCGCATGGTGGAGGAGGAACAGTATTGCATCGATATTCTCACCCAGGTCAGCGCGCTCCAATCTGCGCTTAAGGGCGTGAGCCTCGCGCTCCTTGATGACCACCTGCAGCACTGTGTCCTCGATGCCGCCAAGAAGGGCGGTTCCGACGCCGAGGCGAAGCTCGCCGAGGTCTCCGCCGCTATCGCCCGCCTCGCGAAGTAG
- the dnaG gene encoding DNA primase, which yields MAKGRIPDRDIAAIREQTPIEEVVGEYVQLKPGGVDSLKGLSPFKDEKTPSFHVRPNKGYFHCFSTGEGGDVFSFLMKMEHITFPEAVEQCAERIGYRINYEGGGPAKREEPGTRQRLVAANKAAHAFYREQFTSDVEGAEEARNFLLERGFTLEHAEQFGCGYAPAGWDTLTKALQRQGFNFKELEAAGLSRMGQKGPIDRFHRRLLWPIKNVAGDVIGFGARKLFDDDKLGKYMNTPETLLYKKSKVLFGIDHAKKNIASSHQAVVVEGYTDVMAMHAAGVTTAVAACGTAFGVEHLQMLRRFMLDDKFFRGEIIYTFDGDEAGQKAAMRAFEGDQKFAGHSYVTVAPGGQDPCDVRLERGDQAVRDLVASRIPMFEFVIRSIVAEYDTVSIDGRVHAMRRIVPVLASIRDEAMRDEYARQAAGWIAWADPDDILEQVRNEARSGRQERPELELKQGALRRERAEHMQNQPEFGPGTGGGPGVSVQGSAGSGGAGVGPGAGARAGAAAKAGSDDAAGGRPRLHAVEGMERPDPRDEFLQGPREVLKLAMQEPQLASTIFDLMPPVSFVHPTYVAIAEAIAKAGGAAKSEGGAEWIEQVAAHVPDAMGRAVVSELAVDDMHCQTERLPYYADAIMARMQERWVGNEIADMKSRMQRMRPDLEQEEYRAVFADLMALEKYRRSLQERAAAYGEFTD from the coding sequence ATGGCTAAGGGACGAATCCCGGACAGGGACATCGCAGCGATTCGGGAGCAAACTCCTATCGAGGAAGTGGTGGGAGAGTACGTCCAGCTCAAGCCGGGAGGCGTGGATTCACTCAAGGGACTGTCGCCTTTTAAAGACGAGAAGACTCCCTCTTTTCATGTCCGACCAAACAAGGGGTACTTTCACTGCTTTTCCACGGGAGAGGGCGGGGATGTCTTCAGCTTCCTCATGAAGATGGAGCACATCACCTTCCCTGAGGCGGTGGAGCAGTGTGCGGAGCGGATTGGCTACCGGATTAATTATGAAGGTGGCGGACCGGCCAAACGTGAGGAACCAGGCACACGCCAACGCCTCGTGGCTGCTAATAAGGCGGCGCACGCTTTCTACCGCGAGCAATTCACCAGTGACGTCGAGGGCGCGGAGGAGGCTCGCAACTTCTTATTGGAACGGGGCTTCACGCTGGAGCACGCGGAGCAGTTCGGCTGCGGATATGCGCCCGCTGGGTGGGATACTCTCACCAAAGCTCTGCAGCGTCAAGGCTTCAATTTCAAGGAACTAGAGGCCGCTGGACTATCGCGAATGGGGCAGAAGGGGCCAATCGACCGTTTCCACCGCAGGCTGCTGTGGCCGATTAAAAACGTGGCAGGCGACGTGATCGGATTCGGTGCACGCAAGCTGTTCGACGACGACAAGCTGGGCAAGTACATGAACACGCCCGAAACCTTGCTGTACAAGAAATCTAAAGTGTTGTTCGGCATTGATCATGCGAAGAAGAACATTGCTTCGAGCCATCAAGCTGTGGTCGTCGAGGGCTACACGGATGTGATGGCGATGCACGCAGCTGGTGTGACGACAGCCGTGGCAGCCTGCGGTACGGCCTTCGGTGTTGAACACCTGCAAATGCTGCGACGTTTCATGCTCGACGACAAATTCTTCCGCGGGGAAATCATCTACACCTTCGATGGTGATGAAGCCGGTCAGAAGGCTGCGATGCGTGCCTTCGAAGGAGATCAGAAGTTTGCGGGGCACAGTTACGTCACCGTCGCGCCGGGAGGGCAGGATCCGTGTGATGTTCGCCTCGAGCGGGGTGATCAGGCGGTGCGCGATTTGGTGGCTAGCCGCATTCCGATGTTCGAATTCGTCATCCGTTCCATCGTTGCGGAATACGACACCGTGAGCATTGACGGTCGGGTGCACGCGATGCGCCGGATTGTACCGGTATTGGCCAGCATTCGCGACGAGGCAATGCGCGATGAATATGCACGTCAGGCCGCAGGGTGGATTGCATGGGCCGATCCGGATGACATCTTGGAACAGGTGCGCAATGAGGCACGATCTGGGCGCCAAGAGCGGCCAGAATTGGAACTAAAACAAGGCGCGTTGCGACGTGAGCGAGCGGAACACATGCAAAACCAGCCGGAGTTTGGTCCCGGCACAGGTGGTGGACCTGGGGTGAGCGTGCAAGGTAGTGCTGGCTCAGGTGGCGCTGGAGTGGGACCTGGCGCCGGTGCGCGAGCTGGTGCCGCTGCCAAGGCCGGTTCCGATGATGCTGCTGGTGGTCGCCCACGCTTGCATGCCGTCGAAGGAATGGAGCGTCCGGATCCGCGCGATGAGTTCCTACAAGGCCCGCGCGAGGTGCTGAAGCTCGCGATGCAGGAGCCCCAGTTGGCGAGCACGATCTTTGACCTCATGCCGCCGGTGAGCTTCGTGCACCCAACCTATGTGGCCATAGCAGAAGCTATTGCCAAAGCTGGGGGTGCGGCCAAAAGTGAAGGTGGCGCCGAGTGGATCGAGCAGGTCGCCGCTCATGTGCCGGATGCCATGGGGCGGGCAGTGGTCAGCGAGCTAGCGGTGGACGATATGCATTGCCAAACTGAGCGCCTTCCGTACTATGCGGATGCGATTATGGCTCGTATGCAGGAGCGTTGGGTGGGCAACGAGATCGCGGATATGAAATCCCGCATGCAACGCATGCGCCCCGACCTCGAACAGGAAGAGTATCGGGCTGTCTTCGCTGACCTCATGGCCCTAGAAAAATACCGCCGTTCGCTCCAAGAGCGCGCGGCGGCGTACGGCGAATTCACCGATTAG
- a CDS encoding MBL fold metallo-hydrolase gives MDNVKTFSDTGLRIDRVVTSGIFALDGGEWEVDNNIWVVGDDSECVIIDAAHDAAPIIDAVGEREVLGVICSHAHNDHITVAPELAKNLDTRVFVHPGDMMLWNETHPDFEPFHLKDGERFKLAGTELQVLNTPGHSPGSCAFYLPEAKVLFSGDTLFSGGPGATGRSYSDFDTIIKSIEGSLLTLPGDTEVYTGHGDSTSIGAEAPHLEEWKARGY, from the coding sequence ATGGACAATGTGAAGACTTTTTCGGATACTGGTTTGCGCATTGATCGTGTGGTGACCAGTGGAATCTTCGCACTCGATGGCGGTGAGTGGGAGGTTGACAACAATATCTGGGTTGTTGGCGATGACTCCGAGTGCGTCATTATCGACGCCGCCCACGATGCCGCCCCGATTATTGATGCCGTAGGAGAGCGCGAGGTGCTGGGTGTGATCTGTTCGCACGCGCACAATGATCACATCACCGTCGCGCCGGAGCTGGCTAAAAACTTGGACACGCGTGTGTTCGTGCATCCCGGCGACATGATGCTCTGGAATGAGACGCACCCTGATTTTGAGCCCTTTCATCTGAAGGATGGTGAGCGATTCAAGCTTGCTGGCACTGAACTGCAGGTGCTGAATACTCCCGGCCACTCACCGGGTTCCTGCGCGTTTTATTTGCCGGAGGCGAAGGTTTTGTTCTCTGGTGACACGTTGTTCTCAGGTGGTCCAGGAGCGACGGGGCGTTCGTACAGTGATTTCGATACGATCATCAAGTCCATCGAGGGCAGCCTGCTGACGCTTCCGGGCGATACGGAGGTTTACACCGGTCACGGCGATTCAACCTCCATTGGTGCGGAGGCGCCACATCTGGAGGAGTGGAAGGCGCGCGGCTACTAA
- a CDS encoding heavy metal translocating P-type ATPase, with translation MNSLDLDITGMTCASCANRIERKLNKLDGVTATVNYATEKAHIEAASSDGSAAPYIELIEDMGYKAFIPLQTQAQTPTFQATTQPQTHPASTQDHPHPASEAELATDRELASLRQRLIGAAILSTLVILLAMIPPLQFTNWQWLSLTLAAPVIVWAGYPFHRSTWANLKHGAVTMDTLITVGALAAFAWSLVALFFGHAGVPGMRHSWSLFHTHSDPLGDIYLEVAAGVVTFVLAGRYFEHRSKKRAGQALRALTQLGSKQATLLSGTPPTERLVDVAQLQVGDTFVVRPGEKIATDGVVTDGHSAVDESMLTGESVPVEVAPGSEITGATVNTSGRLLVRATRVGEDTQLAHMARLVERAQSGKAQVQRLADRVSAVFVPAVIVLALLTLAVWLLVARDVSSALSAAVAVLIIACPCALGLATPTALLVGTGRGAQMGVLIRGPEVLETARGVDTVVLDKTGTVTTGEMSVQQVLPAQGWSEQQVLDLAAAVEANSEHPIGRAIARAGGGRNSTGFENIPGRGVQATVDGQRVQVGRGFVTETQTKTDPTTGGPVGTHIPVIVDGERAGSIIVADTIKGTSAEAINRMKDLGLRTVILTGDSPEVARSVGAQVGADDVIAGVMPEDKVAEVQRLQDAGHVVAMVGDGVNDAAALTQADLGMAMGRGTDAAIEAADITLVRDDLLAAVDALRLSRRTLKTIKMNLFWAFAYNVAAIPLAALGLLNPMLAGAAMALSSVFVVSNSLRLKGFQ, from the coding sequence ATGAACAGCCTAGACTTGGACATCACCGGCATGACCTGCGCCTCCTGTGCCAACCGCATCGAGCGCAAGCTGAACAAGCTGGATGGTGTGACGGCGACGGTCAACTATGCCACGGAGAAGGCCCACATCGAGGCTGCATCCTCCGACGGCTCAGCCGCACCGTACATCGAATTGATCGAGGATATGGGTTATAAGGCGTTTATCCCGCTTCAGACCCAAGCCCAGACCCCAACCTTCCAGGCCACCACCCAGCCGCAAACCCACCCCGCATCGACGCAAGACCACCCCCACCCCGCATCTGAAGCCGAACTCGCCACTGACCGCGAGCTCGCATCCCTGCGTCAGCGGCTTATCGGTGCCGCAATCCTCTCCACTCTGGTGATTCTCCTGGCGATGATCCCGCCGCTGCAGTTCACTAATTGGCAGTGGCTGAGCCTCACACTCGCCGCCCCTGTGATTGTCTGGGCGGGCTACCCGTTCCACCGATCGACGTGGGCGAACCTCAAGCACGGCGCAGTGACAATGGACACGCTCATTACCGTTGGCGCCCTCGCCGCGTTCGCCTGGTCGCTCGTCGCCTTGTTCTTCGGTCACGCCGGTGTGCCGGGTATGCGCCACTCTTGGTCCCTGTTCCATACGCATTCTGATCCTCTGGGGGATATCTATTTAGAAGTGGCTGCTGGCGTCGTCACATTTGTCCTTGCCGGGCGCTATTTCGAGCATCGCAGTAAGAAACGAGCTGGCCAGGCCCTGCGCGCTCTCACGCAGCTGGGTTCAAAGCAGGCGACGCTTCTTTCCGGCACCCCGCCCACGGAGCGCCTCGTTGATGTCGCGCAGCTGCAGGTAGGCGACACGTTTGTTGTTCGGCCAGGGGAGAAGATCGCGACGGATGGTGTGGTCACGGATGGTCATTCGGCTGTCGATGAGTCTATGTTGACCGGCGAGTCCGTTCCCGTGGAGGTCGCGCCGGGCAGTGAGATCACGGGCGCGACGGTCAACACGTCTGGCCGCTTGTTGGTTCGAGCGACCCGCGTCGGTGAGGATACACAGTTGGCGCACATGGCTCGTTTGGTTGAGCGCGCGCAGTCGGGGAAGGCGCAGGTCCAGCGCCTGGCGGATCGAGTGTCGGCTGTCTTCGTCCCCGCCGTCATCGTTCTGGCCCTCCTCACGCTCGCCGTGTGGTTGCTCGTCGCCCGCGATGTGTCCTCTGCGTTGAGCGCTGCGGTCGCGGTGCTGATCATTGCGTGCCCTTGTGCTCTTGGTTTGGCGACGCCAACAGCCCTCCTCGTCGGCACAGGTCGCGGAGCGCAAATGGGCGTGCTGATTCGGGGCCCTGAGGTGCTAGAGACGGCGCGCGGTGTGGACACGGTGGTGCTGGACAAAACTGGCACGGTGACGACGGGTGAGATGTCGGTGCAACAGGTGCTGCCCGCCCAGGGGTGGTCGGAGCAGCAGGTTCTGGATCTGGCGGCTGCTGTGGAAGCGAACTCGGAGCACCCGATCGGTCGTGCGATTGCGCGGGCTGGTGGGGGCCGGAATTCGACAGGTTTCGAAAACATCCCGGGCAGGGGAGTACAGGCTACCGTGGACGGTCAGCGCGTGCAGGTGGGCCGGGGTTTTGTGACTGAGACTCAGACCAAGACCGATCCGACTACCGGTGGCCCGGTCGGCACCCACATTCCAGTGATCGTGGACGGCGAGCGTGCTGGTTCGATCATCGTTGCGGACACGATCAAGGGGACGAGCGCCGAGGCGATCAATCGGATGAAGGATCTCGGATTACGCACGGTCATTCTCACGGGTGACAGCCCCGAGGTCGCGCGCTCGGTCGGCGCGCAGGTTGGCGCAGATGATGTGATCGCGGGAGTGATGCCGGAGGACAAGGTTGCCGAGGTACAGCGGCTTCAGGATGCGGGCCATGTGGTCGCAATGGTGGGCGATGGTGTCAATGACGCTGCCGCACTTACCCAGGCCGATCTCGGCATGGCGATGGGACGAGGCACGGATGCGGCGATTGAGGCCGCCGACATCACCTTGGTTCGCGATGATCTGCTCGCCGCCGTTGATGCGCTGCGCCTGAGCCGGCGCACGCTGAAGACCATCAAGATGAATCTGTTCTGGGCGTTCGCCTACAACGTCGCGGCGATCCCGCTCGCCGCACTCGGTCTTCTCAACCCGATGCTCGCCGGTGCTGCGATGGCGCTCTCCAGCGTATTTGTTGTCAGCAACAGCCTCCGCTTGAAGGGATTCCAGTGA
- a CDS encoding S-(hydroxymethyl)mycothiol dehydrogenase, translating to MTQTVQGVIARAKGEPVELTDVVIPTPGDNDVIVKIQACGVCHTDLAYRDGGISDDYPFLLGHEAAGVVEEIGKDVTHVKVGDYVVLNWRAVCGECRACKKGEPKYCFATHNASKKMTLEDGTELEAALGIGAFIEKTLVHEGQCTVVDAATDPAAAGLLGCGIMAGLGAAVNTGEIKRGESIAVIGVGGVGMASVAGAKLAGATTIIAIDRSDAKLERAKNEFGATHTINSTDLSDDELVEQVQALTGGFGVDVAIDAVGRPETYKQAFYIRDLAGRVVLVGVPTPEMTLELPFLDVFGRGGALKSSWYGDCLPEQDFPMYVDLFNQGRFPLDKFVDERTTVDKVEEAFEEMKKGEVLRSVVEFS from the coding sequence ATGACCCAGACCGTGCAGGGTGTCATTGCTCGCGCCAAAGGCGAGCCGGTGGAGCTCACCGACGTTGTCATCCCCACCCCTGGAGACAACGATGTGATCGTGAAGATCCAGGCTTGTGGTGTATGCCACACAGACCTGGCGTACCGCGACGGTGGAATCTCCGATGATTACCCATTCCTTCTCGGACACGAGGCTGCTGGCGTCGTCGAAGAAATCGGCAAGGACGTCACCCATGTCAAGGTCGGCGACTACGTCGTGCTTAACTGGCGCGCCGTCTGCGGCGAGTGCCGCGCATGCAAGAAGGGCGAACCGAAGTACTGCTTCGCCACCCACAACGCCAGCAAGAAGATGACCCTCGAAGATGGCACCGAGCTAGAGGCAGCCCTCGGCATTGGTGCATTCATCGAGAAGACTTTGGTCCACGAAGGCCAGTGCACCGTCGTTGACGCAGCCACCGACCCAGCCGCTGCCGGCCTCCTCGGATGCGGCATCATGGCAGGCCTCGGCGCTGCTGTGAACACCGGTGAGATCAAGCGCGGCGAATCCATCGCTGTCATCGGTGTGGGCGGCGTAGGTATGGCTTCCGTCGCCGGTGCGAAGCTTGCAGGCGCGACCACGATCATCGCCATCGATCGTTCCGACGCCAAGCTGGAGCGCGCGAAGAATGAATTCGGTGCAACGCACACCATTAACTCGACCGACCTGTCTGACGACGAGCTTGTGGAGCAGGTTCAGGCCCTGACCGGCGGCTTCGGTGTGGATGTGGCGATCGACGCAGTAGGCCGGCCAGAAACCTACAAGCAGGCGTTCTACATCCGTGACCTCGCGGGTCGTGTGGTGCTGGTAGGCGTGCCAACCCCGGAGATGACCCTGGAGCTGCCATTCCTCGACGTGTTCGGGCGCGGCGGTGCTTTGAAGAGCTCCTGGTACGGAGACTGCCTCCCAGAGCAGGACTTCCCGATGTACGTCGATCTATTCAATCAGGGGCGCTTCCCGCTGGATAAGTTCGTCGATGAGCGCACCACCGTTGACAAGGTGGAAGAGGCCTTCGAGGAGATGAAGAAGGGCGAAGTGCTGCGCTCTGTCGTGGAGTTCAGCTAA